The Pseudomonadota bacterium genomic interval GACACGCGACTCGAGCAACACCCGTGGCGCCGAATTGGTCTGTCGCCCGGTGGAATCCACCCAGCCGCAGCCCGCAACCAGCGCAGCCAGCACACCCACCACAACCCTTTGCACACCGCCCATCGAGCTGACCTCTGATACAGACACACTCCGCAGCACGGGTGTGCCAAAACACCCCGTCAACCACGGTTTCTCATGCGGTTATCGGTCGTTCGGTGAAAAAGTGTTGCCTGCAGTAGCGATTCGGTCGATTCCCCTTCGCTCGGCACGCCGACCCTGAACGCGGCCAACGGTCTCGGGCCAGTGTTGCAGCGCACCCAACGCCACATTGCAAGGTGGTCAGGCGCGCCACGCATCGGCGCTGCAGTGCACAAAAAACGGGCAGCGCACAACGGCACTGCACCGCAGATGGGCAGGCCTTGCGCCGTTGCGCGCTGCGGTCTCCCGCCCGCTGGTATTTCACGCACTGAATCAGTAGGGTGGTGTGAGGCGCGGGCGTCCAGACAGGGCCTCCTCTCTCACCCACGCGCCAGTAAAACCACCTAGGAGATATTGGAATGCGATCGAAGACCCTTCTTGCGATCAGTTGCGCGACAGCCATGTCGGGTTTCACCACGGTAGCGAATGCGGCAGACGTCGTCATTGGCGTGCCCAACTGGCCGTCGGTGCTCGCCACCGCCCACGTGCTCAAGGTTGCCATGGAAAACAACCTCGGACTCGAAGTCGAGTTGCAGAACGGCACCAACCCGGTCGTGTTCGAAGCCATGGATTCAGGCTCCATGCACGTGCACCCGGAAGTGTGGTTGCCGAACCAGACCAACCTGAACAACACCTACGTTCAGGAAAAGAAAACCGTGCTGATGAACCCGAACGGGGTTGCAGGCGATCAGGCCATGTGCGTAACCAAGGGCACCGCCGAGCGCACCGGCATCGAAAACCTCAGCGACCTCAGCGACCCGGAGATGGCGAAGAACTTCGACACCGACGGCGACGGCATGGGAGAGATCTGGATCGGCGCTGCCGGCTGGGCCTCGACCAACGTCGAGAAGATCCGCGCAAAGTCCTACGGCTACGACGCGACCATGACGCTGAAGGAAATGGACGAGACCCTCGCGCTGGCCGAAGTGGATGCCGCCGTTGCACAGGACGAAAACATCGTCTTCTTCTGCTACACACCGCACCACATGTTCGCGCTCCACGAGTTGCAAATCTTGAAGGAGCCGGCCTACGAGGATTCGAAATGGACGGTCGTTCAGCCGACCGATGACCCCGAGTGGCTTGAGAAATCGGACGCGGCCGTCGCCTGGAACACCGCGTACCTGCACATCCACTACGCTGCTTCGCTCGAGAGTGATCAGCCGGAAGCCGCGGCCATGCTGGCCAACGTCTCGTTGGACACCGACGTGGTGTCGAGCATGACCTACGCGCTGGTGGTCGAAAAGCAGGACCCGGCCGAGTTCGCAGCCAAGTGGGTTGAGGACAACGCTGAGCTCGTCGACAGCTGGCTGCAGTAACGCCCTCGACGCATTGACGTCACTCGGACACCGGCCGCCGTCTCGCGGTCGGTGTCCCCTCCCCCCTTCCCGCAAGCCAACGGTGGTTTCGTTATGAGCGATGACGTCATCGTTCTCGAGAACGTCTGGAAGATTTTCGGCGAACGCGCCGACGAGGCGCTCAAGGCAATCGAATCGCGCGGCCTCGGCAAGCCCGAGGTGCTCGAGGAATTCGCGTGTGTGGTCGGCATTGCCGATTGCTCCTTTTCTGTCAAACGTGGCGAGATCTTCTGCGTCATGGGCTTGTCCGGGTCCGGCAAGTCCACCATGGTGCGGCACCTCAACCGCTTGATCGAACCGACGGCGGGCAAGATCACCATGCTCGGCAAGGACGTGCTTGCAATGGGCTCGAGCGAGTTGCGCGAGTTGCGCGCGAAGCACATCGGGATGGTGTTTCAACACATGGCACTGCTCCCGCACCGCACCGTCCGCGACAACGTCGCCTTTCCGCTGCAAGTGCGCGGCGAGCCAAAGTCTCGCCGTTGGCAAGTGTCGCAAGACTGCTTGAACCGCGTGAACCTCGACGGCTATGAGGACCGTTTCCCGAGCGAACTGTCGGGTGGCATGCAGCAGCGTGTGGGCCTGGCGAGGGCACTCGCCTCCGACCCCGAAGTGCTGCTGATGGACGAGCCTTTTTCGGCACTCGATCCACTCATCCGACGGCAATTGCAGGACCAGTTCATGGCGTTGTCTGCGGAGATGAACAAGACCACCGTGTTCATCACGCACGACCTCGACGAGGCGATCCGCATCGGCAACCGCATTGCGATCATGAAAGACGGCCGCATCGTGCAGATCGGCACGCCGGAGGAAATCGTCACCCAGCCCGCTGACCAGTACGTCAAGGACTTCGTCGAGGGTATCTCCAGGCTCAAGCTGGTGTTCGCGCACACGATCATGGAGCCGATCGCGGACTTCACACCCGGTCCGACCGACAACCTGTCGGAGAGCCCGAGGGCGCACCACGGTACCGACCTCGATCACCTCATCGACATTTCCATCACCACCGAGCAACCGATCATCATCGTCGACGACGACGACGCGGATGTCGGCGTGATTACGCGCGCGACACTGCTCAGGGGCATTCAGGGAGGCAAGGCATGAGCACCGACACGGGTCTGGAAGCCGGACCACGCTCGCTTGACGCGTCGGTCGACGAATTCGTCCAGGAGAACGTGCCCTACTACACCGCGGCTTTCGCCAAAATACAAGGCGCAACCGGGCTGGTGTTCTCCTGGAATCTCCACGCGGCCTTGCTCGGCCCGATCTGGGCCGCATTTCGCGGTATCTGGGGCTTTTTCTGGACCTTTCTCGTGCTCGAGCTGTTTGCCCTGGTGCAGATGGGCCGCGGCCTCTGGGGCGAGCTCGGGTCGGATCAACTGGCGCGGGTCGAAAAACTCACCGCCAACATTGCCAAGCGCGAACAACAGGCCGCCGAGTTGCTTGCGGCGGGCGACGCGGCCGGAGCAGCCGCCAAACAGAAAATCGCCGACAACCTGAAGCGCGTGGCCGAGGGCGCCATCGAGAAAGCCGAACTTGCCAGCGCCGAAGCCACCTCGATCTTTCTGACCGGCCTCGCGCTGATCGTCGTCGTCAAGTTGCTAGAGGGCTTCTACGCCAACATCGCCTACGAGAAGCAATACCTGACCTGGCGCGCCAAACCCGACAGCGTGCAGAAGGGCACCAGCCGCAACAGCCTCTGGTTCGGCGGCCTGATGCTGCTGGCAATCTGGCCGCTGACCCTCTTTCGCTTCACGGTCTCGGACGCCGACGGCAAACTAGCCGCGCTCACCGGCGGCTTTCTCGGTGAGAAAATTCCCCTGACCGAATTCCCGGTTGGCCGCGAGTACCTCGCCGCCCTCGCCAAAAAGGGCGACGCCGGCTTCGACTGGCTGGCCTTGCATTTCAGCGACGTGTTCGATGGCATCACCGCGGGCATCCGCGCGGTGCTCGACGGGCTGGAGATCATCCTCATCGAAACCCCCTGGCCGGTCGTGATGATC includes:
- a CDS encoding ABC transporter permease subunit, with the protein product MSTDTGLEAGPRSLDASVDEFVQENVPYYTAAFAKIQGATGLVFSWNLHAALLGPIWAAFRGIWGFFWTFLVLELFALVQMGRGLWGELGSDQLARVEKLTANIAKREQQAAELLAAGDAAGAAAKQKIADNLKRVAEGAIEKAELASAEATSIFLTGLALIVVVKLLEGFYANIAYEKQYLTWRAKPDSVQKGTSRNSLWFGGLMLLAIWPLTLFRFTVSDADGKLAALTGGFLGEKIPLTEFPVGREYLAALAKKGDAGFDWLALHFSDVFDGITAGIRAVLDGLEIILIETPWPVVMIVIVVMAFRLAGPRVAIFTAASLAYLAFMGLWEISMITVALIGAGAALCIVIGIPLGIWFGKSRRAYALAEPVLDFMQTMPAFVYLIPIIAFFGTGKPPGVLATLIFAMPPVIRLTALGMRGVPETTKEAAVAFGCSKWQLLRNVELPLALPSIMTGVNQTILMSLSMVVIASLIGAEGLGALILEALQYAAKGQGLLGGLAILLCAMVIDRIAQGMYRRKVGGH
- a CDS encoding glycine betaine ABC transporter substrate-binding protein; the encoded protein is MRSKTLLAISCATAMSGFTTVANAADVVIGVPNWPSVLATAHVLKVAMENNLGLEVELQNGTNPVVFEAMDSGSMHVHPEVWLPNQTNLNNTYVQEKKTVLMNPNGVAGDQAMCVTKGTAERTGIENLSDLSDPEMAKNFDTDGDGMGEIWIGAAGWASTNVEKIRAKSYGYDATMTLKEMDETLALAEVDAAVAQDENIVFFCYTPHHMFALHELQILKEPAYEDSKWTVVQPTDDPEWLEKSDAAVAWNTAYLHIHYAASLESDQPEAAAMLANVSLDTDVVSSMTYALVVEKQDPAEFAAKWVEDNAELVDSWLQ
- a CDS encoding betaine/proline/choline family ABC transporter ATP-binding protein (Members of the family are the ATP-binding subunit of ABC transporters for substrates such as betaine, L-proline or other amino acids, choline, carnitine, etc. The substrate specificity is best determined from the substrate-binding subunit, rather than this subunit, as it interacts with the permease subunit and not with substrate directly.), with the translated sequence MSDDVIVLENVWKIFGERADEALKAIESRGLGKPEVLEEFACVVGIADCSFSVKRGEIFCVMGLSGSGKSTMVRHLNRLIEPTAGKITMLGKDVLAMGSSELRELRAKHIGMVFQHMALLPHRTVRDNVAFPLQVRGEPKSRRWQVSQDCLNRVNLDGYEDRFPSELSGGMQQRVGLARALASDPEVLLMDEPFSALDPLIRRQLQDQFMALSAEMNKTTVFITHDLDEAIRIGNRIAIMKDGRIVQIGTPEEIVTQPADQYVKDFVEGISRLKLVFAHTIMEPIADFTPGPTDNLSESPRAHHGTDLDHLIDISITTEQPIIIVDDDDADVGVITRATLLRGIQGGKA